From a single Salvelinus namaycush isolate Seneca chromosome 14, SaNama_1.0, whole genome shotgun sequence genomic region:
- the LOC120058955 gene encoding forkhead box protein P1-B-like has product MPQTESERLKSERLNSGRHQQQRERRGEQGEEPDTRTQPKDSASPQLCARTSVTQMGFPLMIRQGGSLMASSQLQSILLQQCSSEEEGRPVLQRVSLCPQLSQHRPSVLRQGVQAAHVRPQAPCTLTEASSAQPISLCKVEVDTGSRGQSSPPHSEHSPGPTRHPSPLRTASPKQSSIITRQHEAGHPALEGSSALFLNGLCCWPGCDAVFEEFPSFLKHLHSDHGHGDRSIAQWRVQQDMVQFMETQLTVEKQKLFAMQLHLHLSGHKSTVLKAGSDWPYRHSLSLGLPQNPALARVPDRVSRCTTKEPEELVQHEYWPSAAPHHLRPDLIPSVECYKYNNIRPLYTYACMIRWSILESPDKQRSLNDIYNWFTTMFFYFRHNTATWKNAVRHNLSLHKCFVRVEGGKGAVWTVDEMEYQRRKGQKYHRDHHVKWLAPYSLFRPEEP; this is encoded by the exons ATGCCACAGACTGAGAGTGAGAGGTTGAAGAGTGAGCGACTGAACAGTGGGCGACATCAGCAGCAGCGAGAGCGGCGGggtgaacagggagaggagccagaCACACGTACCCAGCCCAAAGATTCTGCCTCACCTCAGCTCTGTGCTCGTACCTCTGTTACACAG ATGGGCTTCCCATTGATGATCAGACAAGGAGGTTCACTTATGGCCTCGTCTCAGCTCCAAAGCATATTGTTACAGCAG TGTTCCagtgaggaggaggggagacCGGTCCTGCAACGGGTGTCTCTGTGCCCCCAGTTGAGCCAGCACAGACCCTCTGTTCTACGCCAGGGTGTTCAGGCTGCCCACGTACGACCGCAGG CACCATGCACTCTAACAGAGGCCAGTTCAGCTCAGCCCATCTCACTGTGCAAGGTGGAGGTGGACACAGGGAGCCGTGGACAGTCCTCTCCCCCACACTCTGAGCACTCTCCTGGGCCAACTCGTCACCCCTCTCCCCTGAGGACAGCCAGTCCTAAGCAGAGCTCCATCATCACCAGGCAACATGA GGCAGGTCACCCAGCCTTAGAGGGGTCCAGTGCTCTGTTTCTCAACGGACTCTGCTGCTGGCCTGGCTGCGATGCAGTATTTGAAGAATTTCCCAGTTTTTTGAA ACACCTCCACTCTGACCATGGTCATGGAGACAGAAGCATTGCACAGTGGAGGGTACAACAAGACATGGTGCAATTCATGGAGACCCAG CTGACTGTGGAAAAACAGAAACTCTTCGCAATGCAACTTCATCTGCACCTATCTGGACACAAATCAACTGTCTTG aaGGCAGGTTCAGACTGGCCCTACAGGCACAGCCTGTCACTAGGCCTGCCCCAGAACCCAGCCCTGGCCCGGGTGCCAGATAGAGTGTCACGCTGCACCACTAAAGAGCCAGAGGAGCTGGTGCAGCACGAGTATTGGCCCTCTGCTGCTCCCCACCACCTACGGCCAG ATCTTATCCCGAGTGTTGAGTGTTACAAATACAACAACATTAGGCCACTGTACACCTACGCCTGCATGATAAGATGG TCTATACTGGAGTCTCCAGACAAGCAGCGCTCTCTGAATGACATCTACAACTGGTTCACCACCATGTTCTTCTACTTCCGACACAACACGGCCACGTGGAAG AACGCTGTCCGTCATAATCTTAGCCTCCACAAGTGTTTTGTGCGAGTGGAGGGAGGCAAGGGGGCCGTCTGGACAGTGGATGAAATGGAATATCAAAGGAGAAAGGGACAAAAATACCACAG GGATCATCATGTGAAATGGCTGGCACCCTACTCCTTATTTCGTCCAGAGGAACCTTGA